A window of bacterium contains these coding sequences:
- a CDS encoding YdcH family protein, whose protein sequence is MTTRDHELIERVCAENGEFKALYEDHLAFEEKIEELLKRPPTTELHFEIETLKKQKLAGKDKMERILTRYR, encoded by the coding sequence ATGACCACCAGAGACCATGAACTGATCGAGAGGGTCTGTGCCGAGAACGGGGAGTTCAAGGCGCTTTACGAAGATCACCTGGCCTTCGAAGAAAAGATCGAGGAACTTTTGAAAAGACCACCCACCACGGAACTGCACTTCGAGATCGAGACGCTCAAGAAGCAGAAGCTCGCGGGGAAAGACAAGATGGAAAGGATCCTTACCAGGTATAGATAA